Proteins encoded in a region of the Sugiyamaella lignohabitans strain CBS 10342 chromosome B, complete sequence genome:
- the NMA1 gene encoding nicotinamide-nucleotide adenylyltransferase NMA1 (Nicotinic acid mononucleotide adenylyltransferase; catalyzes the transfer of the adenylyl moiety of ATP to nicotinamide mononucleotide to form NAD; involved in pathways of NAD biosynthesis, including the de novo, NAD(+) salvage, and nicotinamide riboside salvage pathways; homolog of human NMNAT; NMA1 has a paralog, NMA2, that arose from the whole genome duplication; GO_component: GO:0005737 - cytoplasm [Evidence IDA] [PMID 14562095]; GO_component: GO:0005634 - nucleus [Evidence IDA] [PMID 14562095]; GO_function: GO:0005524 - ATP binding [Evidence IEA]; GO_function: GO:0003824 - catalytic activity [Evidence IEA]; GO_function: GO:0000309 - nicotinamide-nucleotide adenylyltransferase activity [Evidence IEA]; GO_function: GO:0000309 - nicotinamide-nucleotide adenylyltransferase activity [Evidence IDA] [PMID 10428462]; GO_function: GO:0000166 - nucleotide binding [Evidence IEA]; GO_function: GO:0016779 - nucleotidyltransferase activity [Evidence IEA,IEA]; GO_function: GO:0016740 - transferase activity [Evidence IEA]; GO_process: GO:0009435 - NAD biosynthetic process [Evidence IEA,IEA]; GO_process: GO:0009435 - NAD biosynthetic process [Evidence IDA] [PMID 10428462]; GO_process: GO:0009058 - biosynthetic process [Evidence IEA]; GO_process: GO:0019363 - pyridine nucleotide biosynthetic process [Evidence IEA]): MDPSLAPDFIPPSEQRNRVPTTAGNRVPTVSPIQAYELEEAFDSQLDINSSHFGTAFPAARRRSSTIEIDMADISQNIPRISSAMSASPTDSDLESNNGREKFTNTDGGDNASNLKSFDSNQRLASPLAASNYNEPTARQIIQSADLEEVPLGVTRQAKKLVDYQFPVHRLADTMLDDSKVPLVLVACGSFSPITYLHLRMFEMAMDSIREHTRLEVIGGYYSPVSDNYQKPGLAKSHHRVRMCELACERTSSWLMVDAWESLQPTYTRTALVLDHFNEEINVRRQGVGTADGQRKPVKIMLLAGGDLIESMGEPNVWAEDDLHHILGRYGCIIVERTGSDVRSFLLSHDIMYEHRRNVLVIKQLIYNDISSTKVRLFLRRGMSVQYLLPNSVIRYILEHGLYINESEPVKQVLSEKGD, translated from the coding sequence AGTGCCCACTGTTTCACCTATCCAAGCCTACGAATTAGAGGAGGCTTTTGATTCCCAGCTGGATATCAATAGTTCCCATTTTGGAACTGCCTTTCCTGCTGCTAGACGACGGTCTTCTACGATAGAAATTGATATGGCGGATATTTCCCAGAACATTCCTAGAATTTCCAGTGCAATGAGTGCATCACCTACTGATTCCGATCTAGAAAGCAATAATGGCCGTGAAAAGTTCACAAACACTGACGGAGGTGATAATGCTAGCAATCTCAAGTCGTTTGATTCGAACCAACGCCTGGCTTCCCCATTAGCGGCTTCTAACTATAACGAGCCAACGGCTCGACAAATCATCCAGTCGGCTGATTTAGAAGAGGTGCCACTGGGAGTCACTCGGCAAGCCAAGAAACTAGTTGATTATCAATTCCCGGTTCACAGACTAGCGGATACTATGCTGGACGATTCTAAAGTGCCTTTGGTTTTAGTTGCATGTGGATCCTTCTCACCCATCACATATCTTCACCTGAGAATGTTTGAAATGGCCATGGACAGTATTCGCGAACACACCAGATTAGAGGTCATTGGCGGGTACTACTCGCCAGTGTCTGACAACTATCAAAAGCCGGGACTTGCCAAGTCTCATCACCGAGTTCGAATGTGTGAACTTGCATGTGAACGTACATCCAGTTGGCTCATGGTCGATGCTTGGGAGAGTTTACAACCTACTTACACACGTACAGCGCTTGTTCTCGACCATTTTAACGAAGAGATCAATGTTAGAAGACAGGGTGTGGGTACTGCCGATGGCCAGCGCAAGCCCGTCAAAATCATGCTCTTAGCAGGTGGAGATCTCATTGAATCGATGGGAGAGCCTAACGTATGGGCAGAAGACGATTTACACCACATTCTAGGCCGATACGGATGTATCATTGTCGAGCGAACAGGATCCGATGTGCGAAGTTTCCTGCTGTCCCACGATATCATGTACGAGCACCGGAGGAACGTGCTCGTGATAAAGCAACTCATCTACAACGATATCTCGTCGACAAAAGTGCGACTGTTCCTACGTCGTGGCATGAGTGTGCAGTACCTGTTGCCCAACAGTGTCATACGCTACATTCTCGAGCATGGACTCTACATCAACGAATCCGAGCCCGTCAAGCAGGTGCTCAGCGAAAAGGGCGATTAG